The Lactuca sativa cultivar Salinas chromosome 2, Lsat_Salinas_v11, whole genome shotgun sequence genome includes a window with the following:
- the LOC111894117 gene encoding ferrochelatase-2, chloroplastic, with protein sequence MNHQSMNIRIQAPCPPSPSSAFPPRFHQKTSLILPRAICSSEVVSNVVVQMEVSSDTSNSSLTTSKHKRAFGCSTKRSLLKQPLNKDLKPLRALLSSTTQDASASVVNGGKIGVLLLNLGGPETLDDVQPFLFNLFADPDIIRLPRLFRFLQKPLAQFISVARAPKSKEGYAAIGGGSPLRQITDDQAKELRKALYEKNVPAEVYVGMRYWHPFTEEAIEQIKKDGVNKLVVLPLYPQFSISTSGSSLRLLESIFREDEYLVNMQHTVIPSWYQREGYIKAMADLIQKELIRFDRPEKVMIFFSAHGVPVAYVEEAGDPYKAEMEECVDLIMEELQRRKINNPYTLAYQSRVGPVEWLKPYTDETIVELGEKGVKSLLAVPISFVSEHIETLEEIDVEYKELALKSGIEKWGRVPALGCEPTFILDLADAVIESLPYVGAMAVSNLEARQSLVPLGSVEELLATYDSQRRELPAPVTVWEWGWTKSAETWNGRAAMLAVIVLLFLEVSTGEGFLHQWGVLPLQLPVFP encoded by the exons ATGAATCATCAATCTATGAACATCCGAATTCAGGCACCATGCCCCCCTTCTCCTTCTTCTGCATTTCCTCCAAGATTTCATCAGAAAACCTCTTT AATATTGCCACGAGCAATTTGCTCTTCTGAAGTTGTATCCAATGTTGTGGTGCAAATGGAGGTCTCTTCTGATACGAGCAACTCATCTCTTACAACTTCAAAACATAAACGCGCCTTTGGGTGTTCAACAAAACGATCCTTGTTAAAACAGCCACTCAACAAAGATTTAAAGCCATTGAGGGCATTATTGTCATCCACCACACAAGACGCATCAGCTTCTGTTGTTAATGGTGGAAAGATAGGAGTGTTGTTGCTCAATCttggaggtcctgaaactcttgATGATGTGCAACCTTTTTTATTCAACCTTTTTGCAGACCCG GATATTATTCGACTACCAAGATTGTTTCGTTTTCTTCAAAAGCCTTTGGCACAATTTATATCAGTTGCTAGAGCACCCAAAAGCAAGGAAGGGTATGCTGCAATTGGTGGTGGGTCCCCTCTTCGCCAGATCACCGATGATCAG GCTAAAGAGTTAAGGAAAGCACTTTATGAAAAGAATGTTCCAGCAGAAGTGTATGTAGGTATGCGTTACTGGCATCCTTTCACTGAAGAAGCAATCGAGCAG ATAAAAAAAGATGGTGTGAACAAGCTGGTTGTACTTCCTCTATATCCTCAATTCTCAATATCAACAAGTGGTTCAAGCCTTAGACTCCTTGAAAGTATCTTTAG GGAGGATGAATACCTTGTTAACATGCAACACACAGTTATACCTTCATGGTATCAACGTGAGGGGTACATTAAAGCCATGGCTGATTTAATTCAAAAAGAACTCATAAGATTCGATCGCCCTGAAAAG GTGATGATTTTCTTTAGTGCTCATGGGGTGccagttgcatatgttgaagaAGCTGGTGATCCTTATAAGGCAGAAATGGAAGAATGTGTGGATTTGATAATGGAGGAATTACAGAGAAGAAAGATAAATAATCCATATACTCTGGCTTATCAG AGTAGAGTGGGGCCCGTGGAATGGTTGAAACCCTACACTGATGAGACAATCGTTGAACTTGGGGAAAAAGGGGTGAAAAGTCTTCTAGCTGTACCCATTAG CTTTGTGAGTGAACATATTGAAACATTGGAGGAAATTGATGTGGAGTACAAGGAATTGGCGTTAAAATCTGGTATAGAGAAATGGGGTCGTGTCCCTGCATTGGGATGCGAACCCACCTTCATTCTTGATTTAGCAGATGCAGTCATTGAAAGCCTCCCGTATGTAGGAGCCATGGCTGTATCAAATCTTGAAGCTCGACAG TCTTTGGTTCCACTAGGGAGTGTAGAGGAGCTTTTGGCAACGTATGATTCGCAACGTAGGGAGTTGCCAGCACCAGTTACGGTTTGGGAGTGGGGTTGGACCAAGAGTGCAGAGACATGGAACGGTCGAGCGGCTATGTTGGCGGTTATTGTCTTGCTGTTTCTGGAAGTCAGCACTGGGGAAGGCTTTCTTCATCAGTGGGGTGTGTTGCCATTGCAGTTGCCCGTGTTTCCTTGA